The Acinonyx jubatus isolate Ajub_Pintada_27869175 chromosome A2, VMU_Ajub_asm_v1.0, whole genome shotgun sequence genomic sequence taaaacattttcctaaatGCAGCCGGTGAGGACAATACTGAGCACCGACCCCAGTTTTGCAGAGGTTTGGAGGAGCTTAGGGCTTGCCTCCACAGCCTGGCTTTGCCACTAGTCACCATGGTTCGATGAAATGACTGAGCTCCAGAGGTCACGGACCCTCGTCCAGCTCAGCTGCCCCCCAGGGACAGGACAACTCATGCAGCCCAGGTCGTTGCCCATGAGCTAGCCAGGCCAGCAGCCCAAATCCAGACACCCCCAAAAGCAAAGCAGCAGGCGCTATGCAGGCAGGAAGGCAGCAGCACACAGCCATGCATGAAGCACACTGTTCTCTCGTGGagtccacccctcccctccctcactcgctcaGATTCTGCCATCCTCTGAGGTTCACCTCACATACTAACCTCCACTGCAAAGCCCTCTGCTCTAGACATGGCTCTCCCTTCTACAAGTGCCCCCACATCATTCTGCCCTGTTCTCCCTTGGGTACACAAGCTCACCTCCCCAAGAGACTCCACGTTCCTCAGGGGCATTGTCCTGGTCATCTGGAAACCTCTGATAAGGATGCAGGGAAGGGAAGCCCTTACTGACCATTTCTGGTGAGCCAGGAGCAGTGTTAAGCGCTCCCCCAGCATTAGCTCATGCGCACCTCTCGTTATTTACCACAGTTCATCAAATCTAAGATGCGTGGGTGGGGCGCCATCTTGGTCTTAGCAGGTGTCCACGGAAGGCTTTCACACGACTCCATCACGAATACCAGCTGGCTGACAGCGACTATGAGACGCCACTGATTGAAAGACGCATCTCAATTTCAGACAAGTCACAAGGTGGAAACGGGTGCATCTTAGAATCGATGAAGTAGGGTGTATCcactttacagttgagaaaacagaACTTCAGAGAGGATGCAAGTTGCTTGAAGGAACACGGCCAGGGAAGCCAGGATGCAAACTGAGCCGACTGCCTCCCAGGTGCCTGCTCCTAACCACTTCTCTACAGACCTGGCTGAAGAATCAACTCTGGCATTTCACACGTCAGGCCCTACTGGTCCCAATCCTCCATGGCTCCAACAAGCTGGCTAACAGCTCCTGAGATAACCAGAGGCCTGGTGTTAACTGGAGAGCACCCAGTTTATTCACAAGTATATTCACCTCTACAGGTGGCAGCAGGCTGGGAGCATAACTGCTCCCTTAGGGGAAAACCCCGACCCGTCCAGGCAAGACCCTAGACGGGCAGCGCATAGCTGAACACAAACATTTCTCCACCTTAGTGAGAAAAAACGTTTTCTTGCCACTACCCACCCACACCCTGTTTGGAACTGAGGAAATGTGGACAGGGACagtctttctgcttccttcctggaCCATGGACTGTACAAACAAGTGGTCAGGAAGGGTCACTCAGAGGATGAGACGAGCGGCATCAGATTGCCTAGATGGGGCCCAAATTCTGTGGTTTCtcacaaaaaggaaagagatgtgCACACAAAGACATCCactgcagttttatttataagaGGTGCAAATCTGGAGACAACATCTAAATGTCCGGTAGCTGGGAAAGGGGGAGCAGACTACAGCGAGCCACCCTGTGGCATGTCCCCAGGgtggggcagtgggggaagggttGCCTGCAGCTACGGCTCTGGGGGCAGACACCTCACATCCCCCTGCCCACAGTCTGCACTTTACTATCTGGTTCTCTGCTCACTTGTTCATTCACACACTCACTCGTCCGTCGATTTAACATACTGACTGAGAACCGGCTGGTTCCCAGCCTCAAGGACCAGttgtgtctccctgcccccaaaaaGCCTAGTCACACGGCTCAGCTCCTCTGCAGGCCAGCAGGCCAGCAGGCCAGCCGGTGCTGTGACACGGCAGCTTGAGGCAGCAGTCCCCAAGAGGGCCCTGGCCCAGtagcagggaaggaggcaggaaagctTCTTCACTGGGATACAAACCCCCCTTCCCTttcaggtaaaaaaataaaaccaaaatttctCAGTCAAGGGTGTTACAAAAGCAGATTGACAATCACTCTGGCCCCTAACACCACCACTCCATTCTCCTGAACTCTCTCCCCTAATCTCACGGTCATGACCTTGGTGTGCTGCCCTGCCATGGGCTTTCCGATTTAACTCGAGCACTTCCCCTTTCTTCCGACCCAGGTCCCCTCTCTCTGATGTCATGGTGGCAGAGCATTTTGTACCACAGCTCAATCTCCCTTGCATCCTCTGACACTTGTCACATCCCATGTTTTGCTGGCATAAATAACGCTGCAGTGAGCATTTCGCCTCCCCCTTCCCAATTAACTTAACCCGCTAAGATAAAATCCCCACCAGCGGGGTTACCAGGTCAAGGGGTGGGAACGTTTTTCTGGCTCTTGAAACATAGGgtcaaactgttttcccaagACCTCACACCAAGTTCTGCGTCTCCAGGTGCCCGGGCGGGCGGCGTTCTTTCCTGCGTGTCCCGAGCTTTGGCTCCACTCGGGACGGCACACCCTCCCCTCTTCCGTGGGGGCCGGGCCAGCAGACACTCCCATGGGACCTGCTTCACTCACTCATCTCCGAGGATGCCTGGGTTCAGAGGTGAAAGCCCTTTGAAAACGCTAAGACAGTGGGCGGGTGAAGGGAACTGGTCTTCCATGGGTCCACGGACAGCCCATGTTGGCCCCACACACGCAGTGTTTGGGGGCTGAATCACACCGTGAGAACCACAGAGGTgaggaaacaataaaagaaagttCCCTACACAGGGGCCGGGGTGCCCGATTCCAGAAAGTCACTGGGCCCGGCTTCCCGTTAACAAGGAACCAATCTGCCCACAATGCCTATCAGGGATTAGGGTCCTTATGAGCAGCAGCCCCGAGCCTGTTCAAAGGGCAGCCCCCTGGCCCCATCAGAAACCCATGGGATTCTACAGGAACTGCGATGTGGGCGTTCAGACCAACCGGGGGGTACTAGCTAAGCAAACAACTGAACTCAggctggcaccccccccccacctctgtgccACCCCAAGAGGCGCTAGCCTGTAGACAGCACCATGCCCTCCCTGTGTCTGAACCCTGCAGGGAGCAGGTGCCGGCATCAGCCCCAACCCCAGCCAGGAGGCCCAAGCAGGACCTGTGTGACTCTGCCAGGTGGAAAGACACATACACAATTACCTTGATTGGAGAGgatgggctggggcagggaggcagaggtgggagccACGCTGGGAGGGGAGCCACTGGGCCGGACACAGGAGGCAGCTGAGAGCCGGGAATCCTCACCGATCTGAGGAGGAGTGCTCAAGTCAGCccgggagaggagagaaagatcaGAAAGCACAGAACCCGGCATAgtcagtggggaggagagaggaactCCCAGCTCTCACAAGCGTGGTGATGGTGCAGGTGGTCCGGCCTAGTCCGCAGCAACCCGATGTGGCAGGTGCTGCCACCACCCTCCTTGCACAGGTGAGGAGAGGGGgtgtggcttgcccaaggtcaagcaGCTAGGACATGGAGAGGCACAGCTGAGATGCAGTGGACCTGAGCACTCTACAGCCTGGTTCCACAGTGAGCCAGCTCCTTCCTCAGCTGGCTCTTCACCATCACTCCTGTCACCTCCCACATAAAGACCCACCTTCTTCTCTGGGTTGTTCAACTTTGACTTGACCTCCTTGGCTTTCTGAATTGCTTTTAGCACTTCCACGGTGTCCAGCTCCTTCTCTGTGGTTGCCGTGTTGTCCAGACAGACCTACAGAGGTCAGAGAATGGAGTCAGCATAGGGGCTGAGGGGGGCAGAGTGGCAGGGGCCCTGCTGAGGTGTGGGCCAGGTCCCAACAGGACACAGGAGGCCAAGGGAGGCTCTGCCCCCTGGCAGGTGAGCCCTTCGCCACCCATGGAAATGACCTGGGAGCTCCCACACCATCTGGTCCATTTTTTGGAGTGCCTCTCTGAGAAGGGGAGGGTACAGGATCCACTGTGAAGACCTCTTGGGTGGTTGGGCGTGGGGGCAGCGACCTGAACCAAGCCCCCAGTTATGGCAAAACTCAGATCAGTGAAGAGCAAGGGGAGGGCTGCTGGGCGGGGGAACAGGCAGAAGAGCAAGGACCCCCATCCGCCAATAGAGGAGGACACTGTGGCTGGCAAACAGTGAGGGGTGGCAGTGTGCTCGAATGAAGGATGGTCCCAAGGACCTGCGGGAGGAGCTGACGCCACACCATGCAGCCTGGGAGGGTAGGAGGAGGACATCCTGTGAACATGGTCTTGGTGACGGTGCGAAGAAAGGGGCACCGGGGCTGAAAAGAGAtgaggagggtggtgggggaaggATGAAGACACCCAGGTATCTTCTGGCCCGGGATTTGGGgagaagggggcggggcctgctTGAGGCCGGAGAGACGGGTGAATCTGGCTAAGGATCTGTCCAGTTGGCATGGTGGCAGGTGGCCAGATTACACTCAGCAGGCAGCAGACACTGTGCTAGACTATACTGGCAAAGGCGGGCAAACCCTTTATGTTTATAGCCCACAAAAAACAGTCTGACTTTTTAACAAGTTGAAGACAGTCCTTCCACCCTCACTCTGTGCTTGTTGGTTCACGGGGAGTCTTCCTAGCCTGAAGCTCTGACAGAGAGGACATGAGGGAAGCTAGTGGGAACCACGGCAGTTGACGTCCCCATAGAAGAAGAAAGCCTCTTCCTGAGGAGGCAACAGAATTCCCAGAACTAAAAGACCCTTAAGGGCCAGATGTCATTCCGAAGCAAGCAGGCATAAAACGGTGGACATCACCTCCAGTGCTGCCTGTGAAAAGCCAGACTCCATCCAGACTGTCTCTCTGACAGAGCCGACCTACCCCAGCAGCTTACCTCGGAGGCCCTCTCTCCAAACTGAGCTAGCACCTTGGTCCGGTAGTCAGGGATGATGCTCAGAGGGTTGTTCAGTAGAGCCACGTGCTCCAGACACGGGAGGCTGCCAATGCTCTTGACCTCCTCCATCTGTAAGATACGAGTTCCCTGCCATCATCCCTGTTTTGAATGCTTCACCAACAGGGCAACACGTCTGATGGCCTCTTGGCAGTGAAAGGCAGCTTCCCgctcttctttcttcatttatttgttaaatatttatttatttttgcaaaagagagagagaacgagcagggaaggggcagagagagggagtcacagaatctgaagcaggctccaggctttgagctgtcagcacagagcccaatgaggggctcgaatccatgcaccacgagatcgtgacctgaggcgatgtcggttgcttaaccgactgagccacccaggtgtgcccggCCTCCACTCTTCTTTAAAGTGACAAATACCAAGGCACAGCCATCCCAAAACCCTGAGATCCTTCTGGGCTGTGGCTCACCTGCTCGATCCTGTTGTCACGGAGATCCAGGTTGACCAGGGAATAGAGCTTATGCAGGCCACTCAGACTCTCCAGGAGATTGCCCGCCAGGTTCAGGGTCTTGATGTTCCCCAGTTTGGTGTGAACCCCTTCCAAGGAGGAGAGCTTGTTGTAGGATAGGTCCAGGTGCACGAGGTTGTACAGGTGCTGCAGCAGCAGAGAAAACAGGGTACACTGGTTCAAGTCGAGGCTCCCAAGAAAGCAGGCTGCCACTAAAGGTGCAGCAGGCCTTCCACCCTCAAACGCCCACTTCCCTTGGACAGTTATTGGCAAGGGaatccccctgcccccatgcacGCGCCATGGCCCAGTGGCACCCCTAAAGAGGCATCACGGCCCACAGGGCAGGCGCTGTCCATCGCTGTGATGGAGGCATATCATCTTCACCATGCTTGAGTTATATTTccataccttctcccattctttgaaACTAGAGCAACAATCGCCCAGTGCATCACTGAGACCCTAAAGAAACACTAGCAGCCCCTGGCTCTGTAAACCTCTAGTGCACCCAGACATCTTTGGGGTGCCTATGAGAGAAAACCCCAGGATATGGCCAAACTCCCAAGGCTGCATCAGCCTCCTGAACTCTCAGGAGAATGGGACCTTGAGAAGCCCACAGGTGGTGGTCCTTAAAAGACATGAATTACCTGCAGGTTGTCCACGACCAGCACTCCATTGTGACTCAGGTCCAGGAACTCAATCTTTGGAATCAGTTTCttgtgaaacaaaagaaatactcGAGGTTACTCTGGGAGGCGGGATCCTAGGTGGCCCTTGCGCCTGGTGGGATGCTTCCTCTTGACCACGGATCCCTCAGCTGGACACTTCTGCAGGGCTGCTGATGTGACCCCTTCCAGTGCCCACCCAGCAGCACATCCCAGGAGTACACCGGGCCTCCAGTGTTGAATATGACCCACTGTTTTTATAGGACACTTGGCTTGTAAAAATGACAAATGCAAGGTCCCAGACAGGGAAGGAAGCCCATCCCTCTTCTACAACCCTGCCCAACCCCACCAAAAGGCACAAATACAGGAATTACTCTCCTAATGCCCAAATATCATCTGGATGTCACTCTTATACAGGCACATGGATTTTTCCACTCTACCCCCTGGGCATAAATTCCTTCACGTACTGTGTTTCTATATCAAATGTGCATGTAATCAGTAGGATTCATTTGGCTCTATCCACTACCTCACCTATTTTAATTAACCCCACtttgaaattaactttaaaaactgCAAGCAATGCACAAAGCACTGGATACAGGTTTTCCATGGTCCTTCTAGAAGAGGCCAAGTCAAATACTCAACCTCAGGATTTGATCAGGCCAGAGAAGCCCCTGGTGCCTGCTACTGAGAGCATACCACAGACTCGTCGATGTTGGAGATGCTGTTGTGGCTCAGGTCTAGAGTAGTCAGTGCTTGCCATGTGGGGATGACAGCAGTCACAGGGCCTTCCAGGGCCGTGCCTTCTGGCTCCCACTCATCAAATTCCGAGGCTTCGGGAACAAGGACTTCCTATGTAAGAACATCTGTTGAGCACCACACTTGGCCCTCACGCAACACAATCATTGCAAAATTTCAGGAAGGGCTTCAGCATATTTAGTATGTGGAAGTGAACTTGCATTAAAACGGGCTTCAGTTCATACAGCTTTAAATGATTGCGAAATAACTGAAAAGCTTAGCAACATAACAGCCACTTGGGATATGCTCTGACCCTGCTTCGTTAGCAAAGCTTTTCAAACCCAGAAGAGCCTTATGCTTCGTGGTGATGCCTTTTCTGGCTTAAACCTCAGGAGCTGAAGCTCAGAATTCATGGTGTTTCCAGGCAACTGTGCTTTCCAGACTGGCACTATGGTCCCCACTGAGGATAGTAGGCCCTTTTAGCCATTACTTTGCAGGGTAGCAGCATGGACGCAGGGGCACCATCAAAGGGCAGGAAGGCAGGTCTGCCTTGTTTTCCCAGAAGACCTCTCCTCCCTCAATGAATCAATTTGGGCCCTTTGAGCCAGGCAGCAGGGAGTGCCTTGGACAGAGGCCGAGTTGCCCCACACCCTTGCTCATTACATAAGCCTCCTATTTCAGCCAGCGGCCTCAAGTCTTCAAACCCAAATCTGGATCATACACTGTAAGTCACAGAAGTAGCCACTATGTTTGTTCTATACCCTGAGATGGACTTTAACACTACTAAGACGCAATCCATAAAatggtaaatagaaaaaaaaaccctgacattCTCAATTTGAGCATTTCTATTGCTCACACACAAATGACAGGGACCAGCATTTCCACAACCTATCTACTTAAAGTCCACTCAGAACAAGATACGAACAAGTGCTAAGCCAGGGCTTTTTAACCTTggagaaacatttttatcaatCTAATAAACGTTCTGCCACTTGCCACTGCCTAGCAATGTGTTCACATCCAAAACCAGTGACTTTTTGGGGGTAGGGGAGACCTAGTTCCTTCAACTGCCTTGTTTCACagcattgatctttttttttaatgtttatttattttgagagaaagagagagatcacaagtcttcgagtgggggaggggcagagagagagggaggcacagaatcccaagcaggatccaggctctgaggtatcagcacagagcccaacgcggggccccaacccacagaccgcaagatcatgacctgagctgaagtcagatgcttaactgactgagccacccaggcacccctaacagcGTTGATTTTTGATGAAGACACAGACTAAAGCATCCCAGGAACTGTCAAGCACCACAAGGACCCACACGAGTGTGCCGCTGCCCAGGGGACGGTCCAGCATCTGGTGTCCCTGACAGGCAGCAGTGATGCTCACACCCATCCTCAGTGCAGAGGGGACCGTTGTGGAGGACCTTGTCTCTCAGCCAGCACCCCAGGCAGGAAATGGGTGGAGCTTACCTTCATAGAGGTGGCGGAGTAGCGGACGCTCATTGTGGCTAAGGTGGGCTTCGACGCAACTAGCCCCCGTATGTGCCTGGCACCACAGTGACTTATCTGGAACAGAGAACAACTACGTCTCAGAAATGGCATCATTGCTCCATCAGAAGTCTTGGAAAAGGGTGTCTAGcacccacacacaaaagaagCACAACAATCAATAAACCCAAATCCTAAGAGGCAGGAGGCAACTCTACCCtaagtctctctttttcccaATTTTTAGTGCTAACTAAACATTCTCCGAAGAATCTAGCGATGTGCACAGTAAACCATGAGCTCGATGTTCCGTTTTCTCTGTAAGGGCTGGCTGGGGCTTGGCAGGTGGATGGGAAGTGCAGGCTCTGGAAAGCAGGGCTTGCGAGCAAggggcttctctctgccccttttgctTCTGCTCTTTGGTGATGGGCCCTCTTGCTCACCCAGCCCTACTTCACTGGCCTCGGCGGTCCTGCAGCAAGGGAGGGTGGGCCAGAGGCCAGAGCACGTGCGTGAGTACTACCCATACAGAGGCTCCGACTCTGGGGCCTCAGCCTGTGCGGGCTAAGGCTAGGGTGGGCCCTCCTCTCACTTCCCAGCCCTTCCTCAGCCAGCACTGGTCGAGGCATGCACCACAGGTTCCCATCAAGGGATGTGGGCCTCCAGTTCTCTGAGACTAGCCCGGAATGTGCAGGCAGCATAGTCCAACGGGTAGCAGAGGCTCTGGAGTTAGACTTGGCTGGATTCAGATCCCAGCTTCATTAACTTCGTGGTCCTGGACAAACCTCCTTACTTCCCTAACcctgtttcctcaactgtaaaatgggaataaaagtaCTCATTTCACAGGGCCGTTGGGAAGCTTCCATCAAGAAGTGTACAAAAGGGCACAGGGCTGAACGCAAAACCCATGCTTGAGAAGCAGATGctttgaagcattttttaaatttgttactgGGTCcccttgcattaaaaaaatgttaacaaaatggCATCGTGAGCCCAGGAGTTTAGTAGGGAGTGATACAAAGCATCAGGCATGGGCACaccagagagcagagagccctcCAAGCCCTCTGCCAACCTGCCCTGGGAGGCACAGACTTGGGAGGCAGAGGCCCTCTGCCAGACCCTCAGGGTGCACCCCCAGCATTTGAGCTCCAGCAAtggaaggagggagccaaagcacTGGTACTCTGTCCTGTCCAAATGCTGCCTGTGCCCGGAGTGGAGACACGCAGACCAGCCGAGGGCAGTGGaggcccctctctctctaccttcaGGTAGGCCAGACTTCCCCCCAGACAGAGTCTGCCACATACTGACAAATGCGAAAACAGTGCCTTATGGGTAAATCCAGACACTCTCCAGCTATAGATGATCAGATGCAAGACCACACCCACATGGGCTCAGCCCTGCCTAAACTCCAGGGCTCCTGGGCCTTACCTCCACCTGATGAAGAGACTTGAATATTGACAGATCAAAAGGCAGGAGCTGCTCTTGAATGTTGCTAGTCCCAAAAGGTCCTTCTGTGCCAGAAACCTGTGGCCAGAGAGAGGGCTTGAATTAGGGATGCTGCTGCAACTGCTCCCCAGTCACATTCACGAGGCAGTGCTGCAGCAGCTGCCGAACGTGACTCACAGCAGGCACGCACCTCCACTCACCACATGCATGGTCAACAAAGC encodes the following:
- the NISCH gene encoding nischarin isoform X4, whose amino-acid sequence is MAAAARCFGPEREAEPVKEARVVGSELVDTYTVYIIQVTVGSHEWTVKHRYSDFYDLHEKLVAERNIDKNLLPPKKIIGKNSRSLVEKREKDLEIYLQTLLATFPGVAPSVLAHFLHFHFYEINGITAALAEELFEKGEQLLGAGEVFAIGPLQLYAVTEQLQQGKPTCASGDAKTDLGHILDFTCRLKYLKVSGTEGPFGTSNIQEQLLPFDLSIFKSLHQVEISHCGARHIRGLVASKPTLATMSVRYSATSMKEVLVPEASEFDEWEPEGTALEGPVTAVIPTWQALTTLDLSHNSISNIDESVKLIPKIEFLDLSHNGVLVVDNLQHLYNLVHLDLSYNKLSSLEGVHTKLGNIKTLNLAGNLLESLSGLHKLYSLVNLDLRDNRIEQMEEVKSIGSLPCLEHVALLNNPLSIIPDYRTKVLAQFGERASEVCLDNTATTEKELDTVEVLKAIQKAKEVKSKLNNPEKKIGEDSRLSAASCVRPSGSPPSVAPTSASLPQPILSNQGILGDE